The Acinetobacter defluvii genome includes a region encoding these proteins:
- the msrB gene encoding peptide-methionine (R)-S-oxide reductase MsrB — MGKLNKTEREWQRELSPEEFKITRQKGTEPAFTGKYWNTKQQGTYVCRCCGTPLFSSETKYDSGSGWPSFYKPINAAAVEEHDDGSHGMQRTEIICHHCDAHLGHVFEDGPQPTGLRYCVNSASLELQTEEKSDEGTYP, encoded by the coding sequence ATGGGAAAACTCAATAAAACAGAAAGAGAGTGGCAAAGAGAATTATCGCCAGAAGAATTTAAAATAACACGCCAAAAGGGAACTGAACCTGCATTTACAGGGAAATATTGGAATACCAAGCAGCAAGGAACTTATGTATGCCGTTGCTGTGGCACGCCTTTATTTTCCTCAGAAACCAAATATGACAGTGGTAGTGGTTGGCCAAGTTTTTATAAACCTATCAATGCTGCTGCGGTTGAAGAGCATGATGATGGTTCGCATGGTATGCAACGTACAGAAATTATCTGTCACCATTGTGATGCGCACTTAGGACATGTCTTTGAAGATGGTCCACAACCCACAGGTTTGCGCTATTGTGTAAACTCAGCTTCATTAGAACTCCAAACAGAAGAAAAAAGTGACGAGGGAACTTATCCATGA
- a CDS encoding DUF3144 domain-containing protein, whose protein sequence is MSQKIDATDVTEEEALNAVFFERADEFIKQANEFCRPPKGEKPDPSELRSQVSAAMLFGTARFNTWVAANTFKDANEMRDAKDQVMSYILQQFQMMLEDNYDEYCEQFENYLRFRKNEDFHTHKHDHEH, encoded by the coding sequence ATGTCTCAAAAAATTGATGCGACGGATGTCACCGAAGAAGAAGCGTTAAATGCGGTTTTTTTTGAGCGTGCTGACGAATTTATTAAACAAGCCAATGAGTTTTGTCGTCCGCCCAAAGGTGAAAAGCCGGATCCAAGTGAGTTACGCAGTCAAGTCAGTGCAGCGATGTTATTCGGCACAGCCCGTTTTAATACTTGGGTAGCTGCCAATACCTTTAAAGACGCTAATGAGATGCGTGATGCCAAAGATCAAGTGATGTCTTACATTCTTCAACAGTTTCAAATGATGTTAGAAGATAATTATGATGAATACTGTGAACAATTTGAAAATTATTTACGCTTCCGTAAAAATGAAGATTTTCATACACATAAACATGATCATGAGCATTAA
- a CDS encoding DUF3144 domain-containing protein, which produces MSENSNNFDSLLEPVETVADEQFYQRADEFIALANELSDASNGDEEFANSAAKVSASLMYANARFNIWLTACGYNKAEDLKANKEQVLNYFLEQYKLMLEDNFEEYSNNFEEYMNPPEDEVKRFV; this is translated from the coding sequence ATGTCAGAAAATTCTAATAATTTTGACAGTTTATTAGAGCCTGTTGAAACCGTTGCAGATGAACAATTTTACCAACGTGCAGATGAGTTTATTGCCCTTGCCAATGAGCTTTCAGATGCATCCAATGGTGATGAAGAATTTGCAAATTCCGCAGCAAAAGTGAGTGCATCTTTGATGTATGCCAATGCACGTTTCAACATTTGGTTAACCGCATGCGGTTATAACAAAGCTGAAGATTTAAAAGCCAACAAAGAACAAGTTTTAAACTATTTCTTAGAACAATATAAATTGATGCTTGAAGATAATTTTGAAGAATATTCCAATAATTTTGAAGAATATATGAATCCGCCTGAGGATGAAGTTAAACGTTTCGTTTAA
- a CDS encoding type II asparaginase gives MKRTLTALTLSLGLLLPFSTFAKNNVVVVATGGTIAGAGANSTNSATYTAAKVPVDDLLNAVPQIQNLANVTGVQALQIASESITDKELLTIARKVNELVKKPDVNGVVITHGTDTLEETAFFLGLTVHTDKPIVVVGSMRPPSALSADGPLNLYSAVALAAADSAKGKGVFVLMNDSIFAARDVTKTINIHTNAFASQWGALGTLVEGKPYWFRNVAKRFNNSSEFNIENIQGDALPLVQIVYGSGNMLPDAYQAYAKAGAKAIINAGTGNGSIPNYIVPTLNQLQQQGVQIIRSARVPQGFVLRNAEQPDDKYGWVVAHDLNPQKAKLLAALALTKTKNAKEIQRMFWEY, from the coding sequence ATGAAGAGAACACTGACGGCACTGACTTTAAGCTTGGGTTTATTATTACCCTTTTCAACTTTTGCCAAAAATAATGTTGTGGTAGTTGCTACAGGCGGGACAATTGCAGGTGCAGGTGCAAACTCAACCAATAGTGCAACTTACACCGCTGCCAAAGTTCCTGTAGATGATTTATTGAATGCTGTTCCACAGATTCAAAATTTAGCCAATGTGACAGGTGTACAAGCCTTACAAATTGCATCTGAAAGTATCACGGATAAAGAACTTTTAACCATTGCCCGTAAAGTCAATGAGCTGGTCAAAAAACCAGATGTAAACGGTGTGGTGATTACACATGGTACAGATACTTTAGAGGAAACAGCATTCTTTTTAGGTCTAACCGTACATACAGATAAACCAATTGTCGTGGTTGGCTCGATGCGCCCACCTTCAGCACTTTCTGCCGACGGTCCTTTGAATCTTTATAGTGCAGTTGCACTTGCAGCAGCCGATAGTGCTAAAGGTAAAGGCGTTTTTGTGCTCATGAATGATAGTATTTTTGCAGCACGTGATGTCACCAAGACTATCAATATTCATACCAATGCTTTTGCTAGCCAATGGGGTGCTTTAGGAACATTGGTTGAAGGTAAACCTTATTGGTTCAGAAATGTTGCAAAACGATTTAACAATTCTTCTGAGTTTAATATTGAAAATATTCAAGGAGATGCTTTACCACTGGTACAAATTGTATACGGTTCTGGCAATATGCTGCCTGATGCGTATCAAGCTTATGCAAAAGCAGGTGCGAAAGCGATTATTAATGCAGGGACAGGAAATGGTTCAATTCCCAATTATATCGTACCTACTTTGAATCAATTACAGCAACAAGGCGTACAAATCATTCGCTCAGCACGAGTTCCACAAGGTTTTGTACTCAGAAACGCTGAACAACCTGATGATAAATATGGTTGGGTAGTTGCCCATGATTTAAATCCGCAAAAGGCGAAACTACTTGCTGCTCTTGCGCTTACTAAAACCAAAAATGCTAAAGAAATTCAACGTATGTTTTGGGAGTATTAA
- a CDS encoding glutathione peroxidase, translating into MTNIYQFEAELLEGENKAFSDYKGKVLLIVNTASKCGFTPQFAGLEKLYEKYHDQGFEVLGFPCNQFGGQDPGSNEQIGEYCQRNYGVKFPMFAKVDVKGPEAHVIFRYLTNNSKGVLGNGIKWNFTKFLINKKGEVINRYAPTTKPEALQEDIEKALAE; encoded by the coding sequence ATGACCAATATTTATCAGTTTGAAGCTGAGTTATTAGAGGGGGAAAATAAGGCTTTTTCAGATTATAAAGGGAAAGTTTTATTGATTGTAAATACTGCGAGTAAGTGTGGATTTACACCACAATTTGCAGGTTTGGAAAAGTTATATGAAAAATATCATGATCAAGGCTTTGAAGTTCTAGGTTTTCCATGTAACCAATTTGGTGGACAAGACCCCGGTAGCAATGAACAAATTGGAGAATATTGCCAGCGGAACTATGGTGTGAAATTTCCAATGTTTGCCAAAGTAGATGTTAAAGGGCCTGAAGCACATGTGATTTTTCGTTATTTAACCAATAACAGCAAAGGTGTATTAGGTAATGGCATCAAATGGAATTTCACTAAATTTTTAATCAATAAAAAAGGTGAAGTGATTAATCGTTACGCCCCAACGACTAAGCCAGAAGCTTTACAAGAGGATATTGAGAAAGCATTAGCTGAATAG
- a CDS encoding pyridoxal phosphate-dependent aminotransferase: MSQKKSVIFKNLLPVIKQYQQEGFTHEKIVALLKDKHDLDLVTTETFKSYLYRYAKVNSTLSENLKMPNSIQTPREIKKSSKLEHVCYDIRGPVLRAANEMEEAGHKIIKLNIGNPAPFGFEAPQEIINDVALNLPNAIGYTDSKGIFPARKAICQYYQQKGILNMHVNDVYVGNGVSELIVMAMQGLLDDGDEMLIPMPDYPLWTAAVNLSGGTAIHYKCDDQNYWYPDIADMESKITPNTRGIVIINPNNPTGSVYPRHVLEQIVALAKKYDLILFADEIYDKIVYDGIEHVSVAALAGNQLCISFNGLSKAYRIAGYRSGWMAITGDKSRAMDYIEGLDMLASMRLCANHQAQYAIQTALGGYQSINDLIRPGGRLYEQRNIAWEMLNDIPGVSCVKPEGAMYCFPKLDPEIYPIEDDEKFMLDFLKAEKVLLVQGTGFNWPTPDHFRVVFLPAENELREALTRLGRFLSKIR, from the coding sequence ATGTCGCAGAAAAAAAGCGTAATTTTCAAAAATCTTCTCCCTGTGATTAAACAATATCAACAGGAAGGATTTACCCATGAAAAAATTGTCGCTTTACTCAAAGACAAACATGATCTTGATCTTGTAACAACAGAAACATTTAAAAGTTACTTATATCGTTATGCAAAAGTGAACTCCACTCTTTCCGAGAACCTCAAAATGCCGAACAGTATCCAAACCCCACGCGAAATAAAAAAATCGTCTAAGCTCGAGCATGTATGCTACGACATCCGTGGACCTGTGTTACGCGCGGCCAACGAGATGGAAGAAGCGGGGCATAAAATTATTAAACTAAACATTGGTAACCCTGCCCCATTTGGTTTTGAAGCACCACAAGAAATTATTAATGATGTTGCGCTGAATTTACCGAATGCGATTGGCTATACAGATTCAAAAGGGATTTTCCCTGCACGTAAAGCCATTTGTCAGTATTATCAGCAAAAAGGCATTTTGAATATGCACGTCAATGACGTGTATGTCGGTAATGGCGTATCTGAACTGATCGTGATGGCGATGCAAGGTTTGCTGGATGATGGCGATGAAATGTTGATTCCAATGCCTGACTATCCTTTATGGACGGCTGCGGTCAATCTTTCTGGTGGTACAGCGATTCATTATAAATGTGATGACCAAAACTACTGGTATCCTGATATTGCTGATATGGAAAGCAAAATCACACCTAATACGCGTGGGATTGTGATTATTAACCCAAACAATCCCACAGGTTCAGTTTATCCGCGTCATGTGTTAGAGCAAATTGTCGCTTTGGCTAAAAAATATGACTTAATTTTGTTTGCTGATGAGATTTACGACAAAATTGTTTATGACGGTATTGAACATGTATCAGTTGCAGCTTTGGCAGGCAATCAACTCTGTATTTCATTTAACGGGTTGTCTAAAGCATATCGTATCGCAGGTTATCGTTCAGGTTGGATGGCGATCACAGGCGATAAATCTCGTGCGATGGATTATATTGAAGGTTTAGATATGCTTGCCTCTATGCGCTTGTGTGCAAATCACCAAGCTCAGTATGCGATCCAAACAGCGCTTGGCGGTTATCAGTCGATCAATGATTTGATTCGTCCGGGCGGTCGCTTATATGAACAACGCAATATCGCTTGGGAAATGTTAAATGACATTCCGGGAGTAAGCTGTGTTAAACCTGAAGGTGCGATGTATTGTTTCCCTAAACTTGATCCTGAAATTTATCCAATTGAAGATGACGAAAAGTTCATGTTGGATTTCTTGAAAGCTGAAAAAGTATTGTTAGTTCAAGGTACAGGCTTTAACTGGCCAACCCCTGATCATTTCCGCGTAGTGTTCTTACCTGCTGAAAATGAATTACGCGAAGCACTCACGCGTTTAGGTCGTTTCTTATCTAAAATCCGTTAA
- a CDS encoding tetratricopeptide repeat protein — MKIRTLLLLGCLALPITTMVYAEEVQYSATLLKKAQSGDAQAQYDLGEAYYQGYGVEEDLDKALEWYKKAAAKGNLDAIYSIGYMYDEGEAVEENNVEAMKWLLKAAEKGHLLAQYRYGFTLESGEDGVKADPKKSMMWITKAADGGLSDAQYHLGYNYEMGEFVEKDLKKAIKYYELAVAQENRDAQNNLGVLYHDGEGVTQDYAKALKLYTAASEQGNELASSNIGVLYENGEGVKKDFKRAAKYYELAYEQGDHSALESLANLYETGGFGLKKDLSKAREYREAIDATAAAED; from the coding sequence ATGAAAATTAGAACACTTTTACTCTTGGGTTGTTTGGCATTACCTATCACCACGATGGTTTATGCAGAAGAAGTTCAATATAGTGCAACATTGCTTAAAAAAGCACAATCTGGTGATGCGCAAGCGCAATATGATTTGGGTGAAGCTTATTATCAAGGTTATGGTGTTGAAGAGGATTTAGATAAAGCTTTAGAGTGGTATAAAAAAGCAGCCGCAAAAGGCAACTTAGATGCAATTTACTCGATTGGGTATATGTATGATGAAGGCGAAGCTGTTGAAGAAAACAATGTAGAAGCCATGAAATGGCTGTTAAAAGCAGCGGAAAAAGGGCATTTACTGGCACAATATCGTTATGGCTTTACTTTGGAGTCAGGTGAGGATGGCGTAAAAGCTGATCCAAAGAAATCAATGATGTGGATTACGAAAGCTGCCGATGGTGGATTGTCTGATGCACAATATCACCTTGGTTATAACTATGAAATGGGTGAGTTTGTAGAAAAAGACCTTAAAAAAGCCATTAAGTATTATGAGCTTGCAGTTGCACAAGAAAACCGTGATGCGCAAAATAATCTAGGGGTTTTATACCATGATGGTGAGGGCGTAACCCAAGATTATGCCAAAGCACTTAAACTATATACGGCAGCTTCAGAACAAGGAAATGAGCTTGCATCTTCAAATATTGGTGTTTTGTACGAAAATGGCGAAGGTGTGAAAAAAGATTTTAAACGCGCAGCAAAATATTATGAGTTAGCCTATGAGCAAGGCGACCATTCGGCACTCGAAAGTTTGGCAAACTTATATGAAACAGGTGGTTTTGGTTTGAAGAAGGATTTAAGCAAAGCCAGAGAATATCGTGAAGCCATCGATGCGACTGCAGCAGCAGAAGATTAA
- a CDS encoding CYTH and CHAD domain-containing protein produces MLEVELKFQIAPDKQDLLVKTIQRKNFNTLQLNAKYFDTDEFKLSEKQISLRQRLENSDWIQTLKLPTVQQLQRSEFEQDLGEQEPENLDLDIYQKQKDIDKKTLKLFKKIQPDLHIQFETQVERFVTVFNFQKSQIEVSLDIGKITHQDQVTEIFEIEFELKQGTIQDLISFVLPRVKRYGLWLDVRSKAQRGFLLAQNSPENPVAFQTPLTLNADESPEQALKDIINNALQHILPNSTAIASGNFHSEHVHQARVAIRRLRSALKTFSKWSNHLDPTWEEQLAQLFRQLGTTRDLDVIEEELLPQLKMAGAPEFELTSPSHENEIALDSVFKSMQFNNLVLSLIQYVNEKNSEKTKENLKKKFEKDIKKLHQQIVDDAQHYLDLTIDERHRTRKRLKRLRYSIEFISSIYDTEKVKKYLKALKPAQESLGQYNDLIVAEDLFKSMVEHEPKAWFALGWLAARQQLLLEQTSQDLALFSAAKPFW; encoded by the coding sequence ATGCTCGAAGTAGAATTAAAATTTCAAATTGCACCAGATAAACAAGATTTGTTGGTCAAAACCATTCAAAGAAAAAACTTTAACACCCTACAACTCAATGCAAAATATTTTGATACTGATGAATTTAAACTTTCCGAGAAACAAATTTCATTACGACAACGTTTAGAAAATTCAGATTGGATACAAACACTTAAACTACCAACTGTTCAGCAATTACAACGCTCAGAGTTTGAACAAGACTTAGGAGAGCAAGAACCCGAGAATTTAGATCTAGATATTTATCAAAAGCAAAAAGACATTGATAAAAAAACCCTCAAACTCTTTAAAAAAATACAGCCAGATCTGCATATCCAGTTTGAAACACAAGTTGAGCGATTTGTCACAGTCTTTAACTTTCAAAAAAGCCAAATAGAAGTCAGCTTAGATATAGGCAAAATCACTCACCAAGACCAAGTCACAGAAATTTTTGAAATAGAATTTGAACTTAAACAAGGCACGATCCAAGATTTGATTTCTTTTGTTTTACCGCGTGTTAAACGTTATGGATTATGGCTTGATGTTCGCAGTAAAGCCCAACGTGGTTTTTTATTAGCGCAAAATAGTCCCGAAAATCCTGTTGCGTTTCAAACACCACTAACTCTAAATGCAGATGAGTCGCCAGAACAAGCACTTAAAGATATTATAAATAATGCCTTACAACATATTTTGCCAAATAGTACAGCAATTGCTTCAGGCAATTTTCACAGTGAACATGTCCATCAAGCACGAGTCGCTATTCGTCGTTTAAGAAGTGCTTTAAAAACTTTTTCTAAATGGTCAAATCATCTTGATCCAACGTGGGAAGAACAACTGGCACAACTCTTTAGGCAACTGGGTACAACGCGTGACCTCGATGTCATCGAAGAAGAATTATTGCCGCAGCTTAAAATGGCGGGTGCACCTGAGTTTGAATTAACTTCCCCTTCTCATGAAAATGAAATAGCTTTAGACAGTGTTTTTAAATCGATGCAATTTAATAATTTAGTTTTGTCTCTGATCCAATATGTAAATGAAAAAAATAGTGAAAAAACCAAAGAAAACTTAAAGAAAAAATTTGAAAAAGACATTAAAAAACTTCATCAACAGATTGTAGATGATGCACAGCATTATTTAGATTTAACGATTGATGAACGTCATCGCACACGTAAACGCTTAAAACGTTTAAGATATAGCATTGAGTTTATTTCATCTATTTATGATACTGAAAAAGTTAAAAAATATCTCAAAGCACTTAAACCTGCTCAAGAAAGCTTAGGGCAATATAATGACTTAATTGTTGCTGAGGATTTGTTTAAAAGTATGGTGGAGCATGAACCTAAAGCATGGTTTGCGTTGGGTTGGCTTGCGGCACGCCAACAACTTTTATTAGAACAAACCTCACAAGATTTAGCTCTTTTTTCAGCTGCAAAGCCTTTTTGGTAA
- a CDS encoding CYTH domain-containing protein has product MLEVELKFQIPEARRNALLKALDPKKSEIIQLQAKYYDTEKKALAEHSAALRQRLEGSRWIQTLKAMGKSQLHRFEDNHDLGESEQAPELNLEIYQQNPEALQILKNALGETHDQLKLQFETDIQRTFRVFQYQDAEIEISLDIGKIRTETAKRDIYEVEFELKNGSIQSLLAFSFEWVKKYQLWLDVRSKAEFGNLLLENKSVSPAKLAKELTLNKKESADFNLRLLIANQLQHLLPNIAAISAHVAEPEHLQQAQIALHHLHLSICLFKEWSEDISDKWAYQLAAFKSHFQNLAHFEHMQNTLGALLQNPKTAESLDKDILYAKEKLNNLVKSTLNVQHYLELLMFSLNDEKQTQAHDLKWFAQNTLQNQYKQLQESLTHADLADLETLEELALRLSELKFSFPILTTIYDVKNLQKYGKALNDAQHASEQYQVLASSASYLQQSDLEASDWFALGWLTAKQEVYAEKLLEATEQFLVSRKFLK; this is encoded by the coding sequence ATGCTTGAAGTTGAGTTAAAGTTTCAGATTCCAGAGGCTCGTCGCAATGCACTTCTCAAGGCTTTAGACCCCAAAAAATCTGAAATAATTCAATTACAAGCCAAATATTACGATACTGAAAAAAAAGCATTGGCAGAACATTCTGCAGCTTTACGCCAACGGCTTGAAGGCAGTCGATGGATTCAAACTTTAAAAGCTATGGGAAAAAGTCAACTCCATCGCTTTGAAGATAATCATGATCTGGGGGAGTCAGAACAAGCACCTGAGTTAAATTTAGAGATTTATCAACAAAATCCTGAAGCATTACAAATTTTAAAAAATGCCTTAGGTGAAACGCATGACCAGCTGAAACTACAGTTTGAAACTGATATTCAACGTACTTTTCGTGTGTTTCAGTACCAAGATGCAGAAATTGAAATCAGTCTCGATATTGGGAAAATTCGTACCGAAACGGCTAAGCGAGACATTTATGAAGTAGAATTTGAGCTTAAGAATGGCTCAATCCAATCCCTCCTTGCTTTTAGTTTTGAATGGGTAAAAAAATATCAACTCTGGCTTGATGTACGCAGTAAAGCCGAATTTGGCAATTTATTACTTGAAAATAAATCTGTCAGTCCAGCCAAGCTTGCTAAAGAACTCACTTTAAATAAAAAAGAATCTGCAGATTTTAATTTAAGATTGCTTATTGCTAATCAATTACAGCATTTATTGCCCAATATCGCTGCAATTTCCGCACATGTTGCTGAGCCTGAGCACTTACAACAGGCACAAATTGCACTGCATCATTTACATTTAAGTATTTGTTTATTTAAGGAATGGAGTGAGGATATTTCAGATAAATGGGCGTATCAATTGGCAGCATTTAAAAGTCATTTCCAAAACTTAGCGCATTTTGAACATATGCAAAATACGTTGGGTGCGTTATTACAAAATCCCAAAACTGCAGAGAGCTTGGACAAAGATATTTTATATGCTAAAGAAAAGTTAAATAATTTAGTGAAATCTACGCTGAATGTTCAACATTATTTAGAGCTGCTTATGTTCAGTCTAAATGACGAAAAGCAAACTCAAGCACATGATTTAAAATGGTTTGCGCAAAATACTTTGCAAAATCAGTATAAACAATTGCAAGAAAGCTTAACTCATGCTGATCTTGCTGACCTCGAAACCTTAGAGGAACTCGCATTAAGATTAAGTGAATTAAAATTTAGTTTTCCAATTTTAACCACGATTTATGATGTCAAAAACTTGCAAAAATATGGCAAAGCACTGAATGATGCACAACATGCTTCTGAACAATATCAAGTACTTGCTTCATCTGCATCATATCTACAACAAAGCGATCTAGAAGCGAGCGACTGGTTTGCTTTAGGTTGGCTCACGGCAAAACAAGAAGTTTATGCAGAAAAACTATTAGAAGCGACAGAGCAATTCCTCGTCAGCCGTAAGTTTTTAAAATAA
- a CDS encoding ATP-binding cassette domain-containing protein: protein MLNNHLEVLKIYHSVWNVVKTRYEHPIRDMLILGFILFIHTLLSVAVPYILKEIVDQSKSGTTQLEITQLFTWMNLYILATAYALGWLLMNLLNHVQGFLSANLQTKFKIALLHGSVQQFFKTTFAEQKKIEVGVYQTDILRGATSFGTITYVILFVLIPIIFQILSMVWVLAQSIALNYALYFMIFAFVTFVLNIYFTAKGNDIFTAMYDAQNQVGQFFVEKIQANYDIKVNGAQQYEMNLYEKRLNHYKNEMVNSYRKLAWIMAIQVFFVGAFLLTFMLFTVYLFKHQNVTSGDFVLISTYIIALTMPLLMVSQSIIHLKGDFIAIEKFYQYFNLETDQLKLENIIDQPVFYTFKNAQLYLGKNLIQNFNLEIEKNKIYVAIGQTGIGKTSLINYLIGLERIEAGQLFYKNIEISQQFSENIFKEIAVVSQMPMVYSGTLRENLIHNSPYHYKDDELKEYLSKFNLINLLEKNNLSLDDDLQHIYKSFSGGEKQRISIIRALLKKPKLLIMDEPTAALDEQTSLEVIQFIRNQVSTIFMISHANYAIKYADKVINFDELIQQDQRSEDDF from the coding sequence ATGTTAAACAATCACTTAGAAGTATTGAAAATTTACCACTCAGTTTGGAATGTGGTCAAAACTCGTTATGAGCATCCGATCCGAGATATGTTGATCTTGGGATTTATTTTATTCATCCATACGTTATTGTCTGTTGCAGTGCCTTATATTTTAAAAGAAATTGTCGATCAGTCGAAGTCAGGTACAACTCAGCTAGAAATAACACAGCTATTTACATGGATGAATCTCTATATTTTAGCAACAGCTTATGCACTAGGTTGGTTGCTGATGAATCTTTTAAACCATGTGCAAGGATTTCTTAGTGCAAACTTACAAACTAAATTTAAAATTGCATTATTACATGGAAGTGTACAACAGTTTTTTAAGACCACATTTGCTGAGCAGAAGAAGATAGAGGTAGGTGTTTATCAAACAGATATTTTACGTGGTGCGACCTCATTTGGCACGATTACTTATGTGATTCTTTTCGTATTAATTCCTATTATTTTTCAAATACTAAGTATGGTATGGGTATTAGCACAGTCTATTGCCTTAAATTATGCTTTGTATTTTATGATTTTTGCTTTTGTTACCTTTGTATTGAATATTTATTTTACAGCCAAAGGAAATGATATTTTTACCGCTATGTATGATGCACAAAATCAAGTGGGTCAGTTTTTTGTGGAAAAAATTCAAGCCAATTATGATATTAAGGTCAATGGTGCACAACAGTATGAAATGAATTTATATGAAAAGCGTTTAAATCACTATAAAAATGAAATGGTCAATAGTTATCGAAAATTAGCTTGGATTATGGCGATACAAGTATTTTTTGTGGGTGCATTTTTGCTTACGTTTATGCTTTTTACAGTATATTTATTTAAACATCAAAATGTTACGTCAGGTGACTTTGTTCTGATCAGTACTTATATAATTGCATTAACCATGCCGCTGCTCATGGTGTCACAAAGTATTATTCACTTGAAAGGTGACTTTATTGCCATCGAAAAATTTTACCAATATTTTAACTTGGAAACTGACCAATTGAAACTTGAAAACATCATAGATCAGCCAGTTTTCTACACCTTTAAAAATGCTCAATTGTATTTAGGAAAAAACTTAATCCAAAATTTTAACTTGGAAATCGAGAAAAATAAAATCTATGTCGCAATTGGACAAACTGGTATAGGAAAGACCAGTTTGATTAACTATTTAATTGGTTTAGAACGTATAGAAGCAGGGCAATTATTTTATAAAAATATTGAGATCAGCCAGCAATTCTCGGAAAATATTTTTAAGGAAATTGCGGTGGTTAGCCAAATGCCTATGGTTTATTCAGGCACACTTCGGGAAAATTTAATCCATAATAGTCCCTATCATTATAAAGATGATGAGTTGAAAGAGTATTTATCTAAATTCAATTTAATCAATTTATTAGAGAAAAATAATTTAAGTTTAGATGATGACCTACAACATATTTATAAAAGTTTTTCAGGTGGGGAAAAACAACGAATTAGCATTATTCGCGCATTGTTGAAAAAGCCGAAGTTGCTGATTATGGATGAACCTACAGCAGCATTGGATGAGCAAACTAGTCTAGAAGTGATACAATTTATACGCAATCAAGTGTCGACTATTTTCATGATTTCTCACGCAAACTATGCAATCAAATATGCAGATAAAGTGATTAATTTTGATGAGCTCATTCAGCAAGATCAGCGCAGCGAAGACGACTTTTAG